In Methanonatronarchaeum sp. AMET-Sl, one genomic interval encodes:
- the carB gene encoding carbamoyl-phosphate synthase large subunit encodes MPKRSDINKVLMIGSGPIQIGQAAEFDYSGSQACRALREEGVEVVLVNSNPATIMTDPEMADAVYIEPLTVESVKEIIEKEKPDGVAAGLGGQTGLNLTAELSEAGVLEEYDVEVLGTPIETIYDSEDRERFRKMMNEIGEPVAESIAVESIEAAREAAEELGLPIVVRPAYTLGGSGGGIAKTEEQLENIVERGLKLSRIDQVLIEESVLGWKEIEYEVMRDSKDTCLTVVNMENFDPMGVHTGESTVVAPSQTLSDKDHQKMRSAAIKIIRSLGIEGGCNIQFAFNSETGEYKIVEVNPRVSRSSALASKATGYPIARVSAKIAIGMDLDEIPNDVTKSTPAAFEPTVDYTVVKIPRWPFDKFRDIDRTLSTQMKATGEVMAIGRTMEESIQKAVRSLDIGEDGLNPNKRRVFSDEEEIVKYLETPTDLRLFVIYDALKNMFTVEDVSEITGMDPFVINKIQNIIDLEKEIEKDWKSCIQEAKISGFTDGQIADIAGIEETEVRDFRYEEMDPTYKMVDTCAAEFKAETPYYYSTYEEENESKGESDNEKVLILGAGPIRIGQGIEFDYCCVHAVSALKEEGIETMIMNNNPETVSTDYDTSDNLFFDPLTLEDVINVIEKEKPDGVMVQFGGQTSVNLAVDLKQELERRGLDTEIYGTDPEKMDMAEDRDRFNRLLKDMDIRQPESGIASSREEALKVAEKIGFPLLVRPSYVLGGRAMEIVHDNAELEEYIEEAVKVSPDHPILIDQFIEDGIEIDVDAVSDGNEVLIGGIMEHIEQAGVHSGDSACVLPPQSINKETIDEIKKYVREITKELEVIGLINIQMAIKDGKVYLLEANPRSSRTIPYVSKATGIPLAKIAAKTMVGKTIKELGYSEVTDLDHVAVKEVVMPFDKLPGVDAILGPEMKSTGEVMGIDYEFGKAFYKAEIAAENEIPTDGTVFMSIKDEDKKPMVPIAKKFMEHGLKLVATKGTADYLKEQGIKIEEIKKVSEGSPNIIDWIREGKVDLIINTPTSGKQPKNDGYKIRRAAVDLKTPYITNIQAAKAAADAIEAINKGEIVTKSINKYQEGIGEKQK; translated from the coding sequence ATGCCGAAAAGATCAGATATTAATAAGGTCTTGATGATCGGGAGTGGGCCTATACAGATTGGACAGGCTGCTGAATTCGATTATTCTGGTTCTCAAGCTTGTCGAGCTTTACGTGAAGAGGGTGTTGAGGTAGTTCTTGTAAACTCAAATCCAGCGACTATAATGACAGATCCCGAGATGGCTGACGCCGTTTATATCGAGCCATTAACCGTTGAATCGGTGAAGGAGATAATTGAAAAAGAAAAGCCTGATGGAGTTGCAGCAGGCCTCGGTGGGCAGACAGGATTGAACTTGACAGCGGAGTTGTCGGAAGCAGGTGTGCTTGAAGAATATGATGTTGAGGTACTAGGGACTCCTATCGAAACTATCTACGACAGTGAAGATCGAGAACGGTTCAGAAAGATGATGAACGAAATTGGTGAGCCTGTTGCAGAAAGTATTGCTGTTGAATCTATAGAAGCAGCTAGAGAAGCAGCTGAAGAACTGGGTCTACCTATAGTTGTTAGGCCAGCATACACACTTGGTGGTTCTGGTGGTGGTATAGCTAAAACAGAAGAACAACTTGAGAACATCGTTGAGCGTGGACTTAAGTTATCAAGAATAGATCAAGTCTTAATCGAAGAAAGTGTTCTTGGATGGAAGGAAATAGAGTATGAGGTAATGAGAGATTCCAAAGACACTTGTTTAACAGTAGTGAACATGGAGAACTTCGATCCAATGGGTGTGCACACCGGTGAATCGACGGTTGTAGCTCCAAGCCAAACACTGTCTGACAAAGACCACCAAAAAATGAGGTCAGCAGCTATAAAGATAATACGGTCTCTGGGAATAGAAGGAGGATGCAACATACAGTTTGCTTTCAATTCAGAGACAGGTGAATACAAAATAGTTGAAGTCAACCCACGTGTATCCAGATCTTCAGCACTTGCATCAAAAGCTACTGGATATCCGATAGCTAGGGTATCTGCAAAAATAGCGATCGGCATGGATCTAGATGAAATACCAAACGATGTAACCAAATCAACTCCCGCTGCTTTTGAGCCAACCGTTGACTACACAGTTGTCAAAATACCTAGATGGCCTTTCGATAAATTTAGAGATATAGACAGAACCCTTTCAACCCAAATGAAGGCCACCGGAGAGGTTATGGCGATAGGTAGAACCATGGAAGAAAGTATACAGAAAGCGGTTAGGTCTTTGGATATAGGTGAAGATGGTTTAAACCCTAACAAGCGAAGGGTGTTCAGTGATGAAGAAGAGATAGTTAAATATCTTGAAACACCTACCGATCTAAGGTTGTTCGTTATATACGATGCCTTGAAAAATATGTTCACGGTTGAAGATGTTTCTGAAATAACTGGTATGGATCCCTTTGTAATCAATAAAATCCAGAACATAATCGATCTTGAAAAAGAGATAGAAAAAGATTGGAAATCCTGTATTCAAGAAGCTAAAATATCTGGTTTTACAGATGGACAGATTGCAGATATTGCTGGAATAGAGGAAACTGAAGTACGTGACTTTAGATATGAGGAGATGGATCCTACCTACAAGATGGTTGACACATGTGCAGCTGAATTTAAAGCAGAAACGCCATATTACTACTCTACATATGAAGAAGAAAATGAATCTAAAGGTGAGAGCGATAATGAGAAGGTATTGATTCTGGGAGCCGGTCCAATAAGAATCGGTCAGGGAATCGAGTTCGATTATTGTTGTGTGCACGCTGTCTCTGCTCTTAAAGAAGAGGGTATTGAAACCATGATAATGAACAACAACCCAGAGACAGTATCAACAGACTACGACACAAGCGATAACCTATTTTTCGATCCTCTAACACTTGAAGACGTAATAAACGTAATCGAGAAAGAAAAACCAGATGGAGTAATGGTTCAGTTTGGAGGGCAAACATCGGTAAACCTAGCGGTTGACTTAAAACAAGAGCTTGAGAGAAGAGGTCTGGATACAGAGATATATGGAACCGATCCAGAAAAAATGGATATGGCAGAAGATAGAGATCGGTTCAACCGACTACTAAAAGACATGGATATACGACAGCCTGAAAGCGGAATAGCTTCATCAAGAGAAGAGGCATTAAAAGTTGCGGAGAAAATAGGTTTCCCATTGCTTGTAAGACCTTCATACGTATTAGGTGGTAGGGCAATGGAGATTGTTCACGACAACGCCGAGCTAGAGGAATACATAGAAGAAGCAGTTAAAGTAAGTCCAGATCACCCAATACTAATAGACCAATTTATCGAAGACGGAATCGAAATCGATGTAGATGCGGTTTCAGATGGCAATGAAGTTCTTATTGGCGGCATAATGGAGCACATAGAACAAGCTGGAGTCCATTCAGGAGATTCAGCATGTGTACTACCCCCACAATCAATAAACAAAGAAACCATCGATGAAATAAAGAAATACGTACGGGAAATAACAAAAGAACTCGAAGTAATAGGCCTCATAAACATACAGATGGCTATTAAAGATGGAAAAGTATACTTACTTGAAGCAAACCCAAGATCAAGCAGAACAATCCCCTATGTAAGTAAAGCAACCGGAATACCACTAGCAAAAATAGCAGCGAAGACTATGGTTGGTAAAACTATAAAAGAACTCGGATACAGCGAGGTAACCGATCTAGACCACGTAGCAGTTAAAGAAGTCGTAATGCCTTTCGATAAACTACCAGGCGTTGACGCAATACTAGGTCCAGAAATGAAATCCACTGGAGAAGTAATGGGTATCGACTACGAATTCGGAAAAGCATTCTACAAAGCTGAAATCGCAGCTGAAAATGAAATACCCACAGATGGAACAGTGTTCATGTCAATAAAAGACGAAGATAAAAAACCAATGGTTCCAATAGCCAAAAAATTCATGGAACACGGTTTAAAACTCGTTGCAACAAAAGGCACCGCCGATTACCTAAAAGAACAAGGAATCAAAATAGAAGAAATAAAGAAGGTAAGTGAAGGATCACCAAACATAATTGACTGGATACGTGAAGGAAAAGTAGACCTAATAATAAACACACCAACATCTGGAAAACAACCCAAAAACGATGGATATAAAATAAGAAGAGCAGCAGTAGACCTAAAAACACCATACATAACAAACATACAGGCTGCCAAAGCAGCAGCAGACGCAATCGAAGCAATCAACAAAGGCGAAATAGTAACCAAATCAATAAACAAATACCAAGAAGGAATAGGAGAAAAACAAAAATGA
- a CDS encoding argininosuccinate synthase has translation MTKVVLAYSGGLDTSVCVPLLKEKYGYDEVITVTVDVGQPEEGLKEAKERAKQMDVQHYEIDAKKEFVENYLHPLIQANGSYEGYYLGHAIARPLIAKKICEIAEKENADALAHGCTGKGNDQFRFETTYRVHSKPTTEIIAPVRELNMTRNEEIEYAKKHGVNIDFEEKKWSIDENIWSRSIEGGKLENPNYIPPEEIYQWTTNPEKAPNKPEIIEITFEKGIPTKINGTKHNPIELIQKLNKEVGKHGVGRVDMIEDRILGLKARENYEHPAATALITAHQDLENLILTRKQLKFKKTVDQEWADLAYNGLLYEPLYNSLQAFIKNTQRQIDGTVKLKLYKGSIYVVARESKNALYSKELVSFDDKTIDQKDAEGALKYHGYQSRLSKSRSKKNK, from the coding sequence ATGACTAAAGTAGTACTCGCATACTCAGGAGGACTGGACACATCCGTCTGCGTACCCCTACTAAAAGAAAAATATGGATACGATGAAGTAATAACAGTAACCGTTGACGTAGGACAGCCAGAAGAAGGCTTAAAAGAAGCAAAAGAAAGAGCAAAACAAATGGATGTACAGCACTACGAAATAGACGCAAAAAAAGAGTTCGTAGAAAACTACCTACATCCATTAATACAAGCAAACGGAAGCTACGAAGGATACTACCTCGGACACGCAATAGCCAGACCATTAATAGCAAAAAAAATATGTGAAATAGCAGAAAAAGAAAACGCAGACGCATTAGCCCACGGATGCACAGGTAAAGGAAACGACCAATTCAGATTCGAAACAACATACCGAGTGCACTCAAAACCAACTACAGAAATAATAGCTCCAGTCAGAGAACTAAACATGACAAGAAACGAAGAAATCGAGTACGCAAAAAAACATGGAGTAAACATAGACTTCGAAGAAAAAAAATGGAGCATAGACGAAAACATATGGAGCCGAAGCATAGAAGGAGGAAAACTAGAAAACCCAAACTACATACCTCCAGAAGAAATCTACCAATGGACCACAAACCCAGAAAAAGCCCCAAACAAACCAGAAATAATAGAAATAACATTCGAAAAAGGAATACCAACAAAAATCAACGGAACAAAACACAACCCAATAGAACTAATACAAAAACTAAACAAAGAAGTCGGAAAACACGGAGTAGGTCGAGTAGACATGATAGAAGACCGAATACTAGGTCTAAAAGCACGGGAAAACTACGAACACCCCGCAGCAACAGCACTAATAACAGCACACCAAGACCTCGAAAACCTAATACTAACCCGAAAACAACTAAAATTCAAAAAAACCGTAGACCAAGAATGGGCCGACCTCGCATACAACGGCCTACTATACGAACCACTATACAACTCACTACAAGCCTTTATAAAAAACACACAAAGACAAATAGATGGAACAGTTAAATTGAAGTTATACAAAGGCTCAATATATGTAGTTGCAAGAGAATCCAAAAACGCTTTATACTCAAAAGAACTCGTCTCCTTCGATGACAAAACAATAGACCAAAAAGACGCAGAAGGAGCATTAAAATACCATGGCTACCAATCAAGACTCTCAAAATCAAGATCCAAAAAAAATAAATAA
- a CDS encoding 30S ribosomal protein S8e — translation MALYHHKSKRRQSGGRRRPKRKKRKYELGSEPMPTQVGEEKTKKIRMMGGNKKTRALKTKKANVTNPETGETTQTTITEVTENEANPHYVRRDIITKGAIIQTEQGKAKVTNRPGQDGVVNAKLIK, via the coding sequence ATGGCACTATATCACCATAAATCAAAAAGAAGACAATCTGGCGGAAGAAGAAGACCAAAAAGAAAAAAACGAAAATACGAACTCGGTTCAGAACCAATGCCAACCCAAGTAGGTGAAGAAAAAACCAAAAAAATACGAATGATGGGTGGAAACAAAAAAACCAGAGCACTAAAAACCAAAAAAGCAAACGTAACAAACCCAGAAACAGGTGAAACAACCCAAACAACAATAACAGAAGTAACAGAAAACGAAGCCAACCCACACTACGTAAGAAGAGACATCATAACAAAAGGAGCAATAATCCAAACAGAACAAGGAAAAGCCAAAGTAACAAACAGACCAGGACAAGACGGAGTAGTCAACGCCAAACTAATAAAATAA